The genomic DNA GTCATCGGTAAAGGGGGTGACCATGGCGGGGACCATGGTGCCAAAAATGGGTTCGGTCATCGATGCGTCACCATTATGTGTTGTTCGGGATGTCTGACTCATAGCTTCAAGCCTACCTGTGACAATGGAAGAAAACAGTATAGGTCGTCTGTAGATGACTTATGTTGAAGGACTTCCACTAGAAAGTTGTCGTATGCCTGGTCTTGGTGGCTCCGGCCGCATCGTTGGATTGGATACTGCTCGGGGCGTGGCGATCTTCGGGATGATTGCTACCCACATTTACCCCTTGTTGACGGGTACCGGTGCCGGAGCCGTGACACCTACTTGGGTTGGCATGACATTCACCGGGGTGTCTTCTGCGCTGTTTGTGGTCTTAGCGGGCGTGGGGTTGAGCCTGTTGACGCGCAACACCGCACACCCCGGCCGTTCGCGGGTGCAATTATCGATGCGTGCGCTCATTCTGATCTTTATCGGGCTGCTCTTGGGGCACGCAGGGTCCAACGTGGCTATCATTCTGGTGCATTACGGCGTGCTGTTTCTTGTGGCGATGTGGTTTATCACGATGTCACGCAAAGTGCTGACCATCACCGCCATCAGCTGGATCGTGGTGGCCCCTTGGGTGCACGGGTTATTCACTCGCTTTATGCACGTCCAAGCTGGTGGGACCAGCGTGTATGTCGAAAATTGGCGGTTGTGGACCTCCCCCACCCTGTTGGATGTCCTGACCCAGCCCTTGTTGACGCTGTGGGATGTGCTCTTCACGGGGTACTATCCGGTGATTTCCTTTTTGGGTTACATCCTGGTGGGCATGGCCATTGGTCGGGCGAATCTGCGACGCCTGGTCACCGCGGCGGGACTGTTCGTCACCGGGGCGGTCATCTATGTGGCGTCTCGTGGATTGGGCGCATGGTTCTTGAGCGATGACGCATTTGCGTATCGCGTTGCTCATGCGACCGGCTATGATGTTGCCGAGCTTGATGCGCTGGCGGCCACCGGGGCCCAGATCGATACGAACCTGATCATGGGAGCACCACAGTGGTTCGGGCTAGCGGTCCCGCACTCTGGGGCTCCGTTAGATATGTATTCCACGGCTGGAGCCGCCCTAGCCGCGATCGGGTTGTTTCTCATGCTCACTCGCAGCACGGTCATGCAAGTAGTGCTGCTGCCAATTACTGCCACGGGCATGATCGCTTTGACTGCGTATACGGCCCATGTGATCCTCACCGGCCTCTGGCCGCGGACGTGGCCATCGATGGTTGTGATCGGCGACCCTGTATGGGACGACATCTGGTTGATGCTGATCGTGCATTGGGTGCTGGTCGCAGTCCTCGGGATGGTCGTATATTTCCTCAAGGTGCGCGGCCCGTTGGAATCGTTGTTGCGGAATGCTTCGCGGGTGACCGCCAAAACTTAGTTCTGACGGTACATCGTGATAGCGTCCCGTATCGCGGATCGGGCCCGTTTCCGATCGCCAGCCGCGTCGTAGGCTAGGCCTAACCGGTACCAGCTGCGCCAGTCATCGGGGGCAGCTTCGGTTTCGGCACGATATATTTCGAACTCTTTATCCGCGGCAGCACGATCAATTCGGCCGCGCACTCGCGGGAGGTTATCTTCGGGCAGGAACCCTTCCGCTTCAAGAATCCGGGCCAGTTTCTCGGTGCTGGCGCCAAACCGCAGTTCGCGCACCAACGCCCACATCCCCAAGATCACAATGGCGATGACGCTGACTCCGATCGCCTTGGCGATCCAGTCATCCGTGCTCAGGAACGCGATGGCCGACCACACGGCAAGGACCGCAAATAGCAGGGTCAAAGCGGTGAGCAGGCCCACGGCTATTTTTGTTTTCATCGCGTTAGTCCAAATCCAAGTATTCGTCGAGTCCGTAGGCCAGTCCAGGGCGAGAGGCCACGGTGCGCAGTCCCAACAAGACGCCTGGCATGTATGAGGTGCGGTCGAAGGCATCGTGGCGCAAGACAAGTTGCTGTCCCGGCGTGCCCAGCAGGACTTCTTGATGCGCTTCGAGCCCTGCCAATCGGACGGCGTGGACGTGGACGCCGTCAACTTGTGCACCGCGAGCATGGTCGGGATCGTGCTTGGTGGCATCCGGGGACGCTCCGACACCGGCGTTGTGACGTGCTGTGGCAATCATCTCGGCGGTCCGCACGGCGGTCCCCGATGGGGCATCGAGTTTGTGGGGGTGATGCATTTCGATGATTTCCACCGAGTCGAAGTATGGGGCGGCTTGGGCTGCAAAACGGGTGGCTAGCACCGAACCGATCGAGAAGTTCGGAGCGATGAGCACCCCGATTTCGGGGTGGTTAGCCAGCTGCGAGGCAAGCGCGGTGCGTTTGTCTTCGGTCCAACCGGAGGTACCCACCACGGTGTGGAGACCGTTGTCGACCGCAAAGGCTACAACGTCAGGGGAAATATCTGGCACGCTGAGATCTAGCACGTGCGTCGCTTGCGCTTCGGTGATGTCTTCCAACGGATTTTTGGATGACAGGGTCGCAACGAGGTCCATATCGTCGGCGTTGCTGATGGCGTCGATGGCGTAGCGGCCCATTTTGCCGGTGGCTCCGACCAGGGCTACGCGGATGGGTTGTGGTGTGGTAGCTGATGACATGTGTACTACTTTAGTCCGAGGGCAGGGTTGACATGAAAATGCCGGGCTGAACGTGGTGTTCAGCCCGGCATTTTACGGTTTAGCAGGGGTTAGTCGTCTTGACCTTCTTGGTCAGCTTGGCCGTCTTCAATGACGGGGACCAGCGACAGTTTGCCACGATCATCGACCTTGGCGATCTCGACCTGAATCTTGGACCCAACAGCAACGACATCGTCGACTTCGTCGACGCGTTTGCCGTCGTTGAGTTTGCGCAGTTCAGAGATGTGCAACAGGCCGTCTTTGCCCGGGGTCAAAGAGATGAAAGCACCAAAGCTGGTGGTCTTGACCACGGTGCCGAGGTAGCGTTCACCGACTTCTGGGACCTGTGGGTTGGCGATGGCGTTGATGGTATCGCGTGCCTCTTCAGCTGCTTTACCTTCGGTGGAACCGATCAGGACCGTGCCATCGTCTTCGATGCTGATGTCTGCGCCAGTGTCTTCCTGGATCTGGTTGATCATCTTGCCCTTGGGCCCAATGACCTCACCGATCTTGTCGACCGGGATCTTGACTGACAGGATGCGTGGAGCGGTCTCGCTCATTGCATCGGCTTCATCAATGACCGATTCCATGACCGACAGGATGTGCAGGCGAGCTTCGCGAGCTTGGGTGAGCGCAGCTGACAGGACGTCGGCTGGGAGCCCGTCGAGCTTGGTATCAAGCTGAATGGCGGTGATGAAATCCTTGGTGCCGGCAACTTTGAAGTCCATGTCACCCATGGCGTCTTCAGCGCCCAAGATGTCGGTCAGCGCGGCGTAACGGGTTTCGTTATCGACGGTGTCTGAAACGAGACCCATAGCGATCCCAGCAACGGAAGCGCGCAGTGGGACACCAGCGTTGTACAGCGACAGCGTTGATGCACAGACCGAACCCATCGAGGTCGACCCGTTGGAACCCAACGCTTCGGATACCTGACGGATGGCGTATGGGAATTCTTCACGCGACGGCAGAACCGGAGCGATGGCACGTTCTGCCAGTGCACCGTGGCCGATTTCGCGACGTTTTGGTGAGCCAACGCGACCGGTTTCCCCGACCGAATACGGCGGGAAGTTGTAGTGGTGCATGTATCGCTTGGAGGTTTCTGGGCTCAAGGAGTCCAGGCTTTGTTCCATCCGGAGCATGTTCAGCGTGGTGACACCCATAATCTGGGTTTCGCCGCGTTCAAAGATTGCGGAACCGTGCACGCGTGGCAGCACTTCCACTTCGGCGGTGAGTTGACGGATGTCCGTGAGCCCGCGGCCGTCGATACGTACCTGGTCGGTGAGGATCCGTTTGCGCACGATGTGTTTGGTGACAGCCCCGTAGGCCTTGACGATTTCGTCTTGGCGCTCTTCGAAAGGTTTGCCTTCGCCGGCCAGTGCTTCGATGACTTCTTTGTGGTATTCATCCGAAGCCGTTTCACGAGCCTGTTTGTCACCGATCGAGTAGATCTCGGTCAAGCGCTCGGCAGCGAATTCTTCAACCGCGTCGAAGGCGTCTTGTTCGTAGGCGCGGAACAGTGGAATTTCAACCGGCTCTTTGCTGGCCCGCTCGGCCAGATCTGCTTGAGCTTCACACAGCACGCGAATAAATGGCTTCGCAGCGTCCAAGCCGGCAGCAACGACATCTTCAGTCGGGGCGGCCACATTCTTGTCGTGAATCAGTGACCACGCTTCGTCGGTGGCTTCTGCTTCGACCATCATCACGGCGATGTCGTCATCGGCGATACGCCCGGCAACGACCATGTTGAACACGGCGTTTTCTAGTTGAGAGTATTTCGGGAAAGCAACCCACTGGGTTTCGCCTTGATCATCGGCAATGAGTGCCATACGTACCGCACCGATTGGGCCGGCGAAATCCATCCCGGTCAGGGTCGTGGACATGGAGGCGGCGTTGATAGCCACGCTGTCGTACATCTCGTCTGGGCCCATTGAAGTGACGGTCACGACGACTTGCACTTCGTTGCGAATGCCATCAGCAAAAGATGGGCGCAACGGCCGGTCGATGAGACGGGCGGTCAGAATAGCATCCGTCGGTGGGCGGCCTTCACGACGGAAGAATGATCCGGGGATCTTACCTGCGGCGTACTGACGTTCTTCAACATCAACGGTCAGCGGGAAGAAGTCAAAACCTTCACGCGGGCTCTTGCCCACGGTGGTGGTGGTCAGCATCGAGGTGTCTTCGTCTAGCATGACGAAGGCGGAGCCGGTGGCTTGTTTGGCCAGGCGGCCGGTTTCGAATCGGACGGTACGAGTACCGTATGCGCCGTTATCAATGACGGCTTCTGCAAATTGAATTTCTGGACCTTCCATAGGTCTCCTTTCAAATATTTGCATCAAACCCATCATGTCGGTCTTCGATCGAAACCTCCGCAACGTGTGCTCCGGAGGTCACTGTCGAGGACCGGGAAACGGAACGGGTTTGATGCAATTTTTCTGGTGTGCCAGATGGCACTGTTATCTAGTGTAATTAAACTTCAAGGCGGCGTCCGGCAATTCCCCGGAGCGCCGCCCCAAACTTTGTCTCACCCTACTTGCGCAGGCCGATCCGTTCGATTAATGAACGGTAACGTTCTACATCCTCGGAGTAGAGGTACTGCAGCATACGACGACGGCGACCGACCAGGGCCATCAGGCCGCGGCGGGTGTGGTGGTCGTGGGGGTGATCCTTGAGGTGTGCAGTCAGATTCGCGATACGACGGGACAGGACGGCGACCTGAACTTCTGGCGAGCCGGTGTCACCCTCATGGGTGGCGTATTCGGCAATAAGCTGCTGCTTTACTTCACGGGAAATTGACATGTGAAACTCCTTGAGAGCTGTACCGCGATCAGAGAACACCGACATGTCGGCGGGTATCGCCACCGCGGACCGCAGCGAACACCAGCCACCAACCTTACCACTTTGTTCAGTGACGACCCAATTGGCGCTTGTGCATCCGCCAAGCGGCCGTGACGTAGGGCAATTGGATGGTGTCATCTTCGGTGTAGCCCAGATGATCCAGCAGGTACCACTGAAGATTGTCATGCATGCGCGCCCGCTGTCGCGGGGTCGTGCGCAGATAGTAGGCCCTGCTCATCATGAGCTGATGAATTTGTTCAACATTCAAGCGTTGATGCCAGTGCCACCAGGCGCCCTCGGGTTCGGTGAACTGCTCAGTCACCTGTGGTGGTTTCTCAATGGGATGCACGTCGCCCGAGTGCATGATGCGGCACAGCCGCAATACCCAATCATGTGAGGTGTCGATTTGGTGGTGCACCACGGCGAAGGTTCCCTCTGCTGCTAAGAGCTCGGCGGCCTGGTGGCAGCCTTGAACCGTATCAATCCAGTGCCAGGCTTGAGCGCAGACGACTAGGTCTGCTTGGTTTTGCCATGCCGTGGTGTCTAACTCTTCGACTGAGCTCACCACGGTGGTCACGTCAGGGTGATTCGCTGCGAGGATGTGCAGCATGTGTGCGGCCGGGTCGACTGCGACCACGTCCCACCCGGCTGCAACAAGTTGGTCGGTAAACAGTCCTGTGCCGGCCCCCAGATCAATGGCTAGGCCCGCAGAGCGTGAGGTGAGAAACGGCAGGATCTCGGCTTGGTAGCCGGGCCGGATGCTGTGGTAGAGCTCAGCTTGGTCGGTGTCGAAGGCTAGCTGGTAGCGTGTTCGTGCGTCCCGGTTCAGTGTCGTAGCTGAGGAGCGGCGAGCCGACATTTATTGAGCGCCTCGGGGCTGTGGAGCGTCAAGTTCTGGTGCTTCACCGGTGAGGATCGCTCTGGCATCGCTCACGTCGCGGTCCATTTGCGCGACGAGTTCATCAATACCGCTAAACGCCAGCATGCCTCGCAGCCGGGCGACGAATTCCACGGTGCAGTGCTGCCCGTAGAGGTTGAACTCTTCCAGCGCTTCGTCTTGCGGCCGGTCAAAAATATGGGCTTCCACGGTGCGGACAACATCGTTGAAGGTCGGGTTACTGCCCACCGAGATTGCCGTGGGCAGACGTTGTCCGGTCGCGTCGGTGAACCAGCCGGCGTAGACGCCATCGGCGGGGATCATGCCCTGGGCGTCGGGTGCGAAGTTGGCCGTTGGGAAGCCGAGTTCGCGGCCTCTGGCATGACCGTGGACGATGTCACCTTCGACCGTGTGGTAGCGGCCCAGGATACGGCTGGCTTGAGCAACATTGCCATGTGCTAGGGTCTCGCGCACCCAGGTGGAGGACCAACGTTCGGTTTCGCCCACGTCCTCAACTTCGACCACCTCAAAGTTGTGTACCTGGCCCAACTTTCGCAGGGTGTGAATGTCCCCGGTGTTGCCGGCTCCGAAACGCGTGTCAGCGCCGACGACCACGATTCGAGCGTTCAAGGCTTCGACGAGGATGTTCTCCACGAAGGCCTGTGCGGATTGCGCCGCGAAATCCAGTGTGTAGTGGATGACCAGTGTAGCGTCGAGGTCGCAGGCTTCCAGCAGCCGAATTTTTTGTGGCAACGACACGATGGGGACCAGGGGTTCTTCAGGCAGGTGGACCAACCGAGGGTGCGGGTCAAAGGTCACCGCGACCGAGGTCAGGTCGTGTTGGTGTGCGGTATCTACAACGAGCTTCAACACGGCCTGGTGGCCGCGGTGGACGCCGTCGAAGTTTCCGAGTGTGACCACCGACGGCGGTGTTGGTTGCTGTATTGCAGCGGTACCTGCCCAGTATTGCACTTGGTATCTTCTTTCGTATCGCGGGAGATGAGTCTAGGCTAACGGTTTTGGCCGGTGTTTATATAACCAATACAAGCCGATCAGCGGCAGGATGAGCGGGATGAAGCCATAGCCGATACCAAAGCTAGACCAGACGGTGGATTCGGGGAACATCTGGGGGGCCAGCAGCGACCAGGTGCCAACGGTCACCACGCCGATGAGTTCAAACCACACGGCAACCACTGCAACGCTCCACGCTTTGCGCCCCGGGGTCGCAAGGGCGATAGTGGCCACGATGTACACGATCCCGGCCATCGCCGACAAGGTAAATGCCACGGGCGCTTCATCGAACTTGGTTAGGATCTGGAATCCCGAGCGCCAGGACGCCGCCAGCGCTAAGATCGCATACAGCATGACGATGATGCGGCCGACGCCGGTGGTGCGGCCGGTTGCTTGTGTTGGGGTACGGCTGGCAATTTTAGCCATGCCAGATCACCTGCAATCTGTGAATCATGACCAATATGGTCGGCCCAATGGCGGCCATGACCAAATTGGACCAACGAGTTTTGTCCGTTATCCCCCAGAAGAACGCGATCGGGGGTAAGAGCATTGCCGTGATGATGTAGCCCCAAAATTCCCAGCCGGGACCATTAATAGGCACGGGTGACACCAGGGCGTAGATGGCGTAGACCCCCAGATACAGTTCAATGGCAGCCAGTGACAAGATCGACGAATCTGCCGGGTGGTCCCGAAAAATTGTCGCGGCAATACAAATGATCGCAGACAGGATGCCGATGACTGCCCCAGCGTAAAACCAGCCGTCGAGAATCATGCAGACGCCCCGGTCAGGTCTTCGAGCGTGGCAAACACGATCTCCGGCTTAGCTTCGATGGTGCCAGCACGTTCCACATCGGTGATCAACGCGACCAGCTGTCCATTCGCCAGCTGCGCTGCGTGCAGCTGGCTATCATCGGTCGGTTCGATGCGACGTCCATGGACGAGGTCTTGGGCCTGTGCAAGGCTCACGGTGCGGACCGGAAAGAGCTTTGCGGCCGCTTGGGAAATATCCGTGTATTGAAAGTCCTGGGCCAATTGTTCCAGGGTGGCGGCATTGGCGACGGTATAGGGGCCCACTGCGGTGCGGCGCAGGGCCGTGAGATAACCTCCGGTGTTGAGGTCCTCTCCCATATCGCGGGCCAGCGCGCGAATATAGGTGCCGGGCGTGCATTCGACCTCAACCTCGATGTCGATCGTCTTGCCGTCATCGGCACGGTTGATAGTTTCGACGTCGAACCGGTGGATGGTGACTTCGCGCGCCGGGATCTCGACGTCCTCGCCATCCCGGACCCGCTGGTACGCCCGTTTTCCATCAATCTTGATGGCGGATACTGACGAGGGTACCTGTTGAATCGTGCCGGTCAGTGCTGCGACAGCCCGCTGGATGTCTTCCGGGGTGACGGCATTCGCGAATCGAGTTTGAACGATCTCACCGTCGGCATCGTCAGTCGTGGTGGTGTGACCCAGTCGGATCGTCGCGCGATACGTTTTTGTGGTGTCGACGATGTAGGTCAGCAACCGGGTGGCCTTATTGAACCCGATGACCAGCAATCCGGTGGCCATCGGGTCCAATGTGCCTGCGTGGCCGACTTTTCGGGTTCCAGCGAGTTTGCGGGTACGAGACACCACATCGTGTGAAGTC from Enteractinococcus fodinae includes the following:
- a CDS encoding heparan-alpha-glucosaminide N-acetyltransferase domain-containing protein, producing MPGLGGSGRIVGLDTARGVAIFGMIATHIYPLLTGTGAGAVTPTWVGMTFTGVSSALFVVLAGVGLSLLTRNTAHPGRSRVQLSMRALILIFIGLLLGHAGSNVAIILVHYGVLFLVAMWFITMSRKVLTITAISWIVVAPWVHGLFTRFMHVQAGGTSVYVENWRLWTSPTLLDVLTQPLLTLWDVLFTGYYPVISFLGYILVGMAIGRANLRRLVTAAGLFVTGAVIYVASRGLGAWFLSDDAFAYRVAHATGYDVAELDALAATGAQIDTNLIMGAPQWFGLAVPHSGAPLDMYSTAGAALAAIGLFLMLTRSTVMQVVLLPITATGMIALTAYTAHVILTGLWPRTWPSMVVIGDPVWDDIWLMLIVHWVLVAVLGMVVYFLKVRGPLESLLRNASRVTAKT
- the dapB gene encoding 4-hydroxy-tetrahydrodipicolinate reductase, giving the protein MSSATTPQPIRVALVGATGKMGRYAIDAISNADDMDLVATLSSKNPLEDITEAQATHVLDLSVPDISPDVVAFAVDNGLHTVVGTSGWTEDKRTALASQLANHPEIGVLIAPNFSIGSVLATRFAAQAAPYFDSVEIIEMHHPHKLDAPSGTAVRTAEMIATARHNAGVGASPDATKHDPDHARGAQVDGVHVHAVRLAGLEAHQEVLLGTPGQQLVLRHDAFDRTSYMPGVLLGLRTVASRPGLAYGLDEYLDLD
- a CDS encoding polyribonucleotide nucleotidyltransferase, whose amino-acid sequence is MEGPEIQFAEAVIDNGAYGTRTVRFETGRLAKQATGSAFVMLDEDTSMLTTTTVGKSPREGFDFFPLTVDVEERQYAAGKIPGSFFRREGRPPTDAILTARLIDRPLRPSFADGIRNEVQVVVTVTSMGPDEMYDSVAINAASMSTTLTGMDFAGPIGAVRMALIADDQGETQWVAFPKYSQLENAVFNMVVAGRIADDDIAVMMVEAEATDEAWSLIHDKNVAAPTEDVVAAGLDAAKPFIRVLCEAQADLAERASKEPVEIPLFRAYEQDAFDAVEEFAAERLTEIYSIGDKQARETASDEYHKEVIEALAGEGKPFEERQDEIVKAYGAVTKHIVRKRILTDQVRIDGRGLTDIRQLTAEVEVLPRVHGSAIFERGETQIMGVTTLNMLRMEQSLDSLSPETSKRYMHHYNFPPYSVGETGRVGSPKRREIGHGALAERAIAPVLPSREEFPYAIRQVSEALGSNGSTSMGSVCASTLSLYNAGVPLRASVAGIAMGLVSDTVDNETRYAALTDILGAEDAMGDMDFKVAGTKDFITAIQLDTKLDGLPADVLSAALTQAREARLHILSVMESVIDEADAMSETAPRILSVKIPVDKIGEVIGPKGKMINQIQEDTGADISIEDDGTVLIGSTEGKAAEEARDTINAIANPQVPEVGERYLGTVVKTTSFGAFISLTPGKDGLLHISELRKLNDGKRVDEVDDVVAVGSKIQVEIAKVDDRGKLSLVPVIEDGQADQEGQDD
- the rpsO gene encoding 30S ribosomal protein S15, with amino-acid sequence MSISREVKQQLIAEYATHEGDTGSPEVQVAVLSRRIANLTAHLKDHPHDHHTRRGLMALVGRRRRMLQYLYSEDVERYRSLIERIGLRK
- a CDS encoding class I SAM-dependent methyltransferase, giving the protein MSARRSSATTLNRDARTRYQLAFDTDQAELYHSIRPGYQAEILPFLTSRSAGLAIDLGAGTGLFTDQLVAAGWDVVAVDPAAHMLHILAANHPDVTTVVSSVEELDTTAWQNQADLVVCAQAWHWIDTVQGCHQAAELLAAEGTFAVVHHQIDTSHDWVLRLCRIMHSGDVHPIEKPPQVTEQFTEPEGAWWHWHQRLNVEQIHQLMMSRAYYLRTTPRQRARMHDNLQWYLLDHLGYTEDDTIQLPYVTAAWRMHKRQLGRH
- a CDS encoding bifunctional riboflavin kinase/FAD synthetase — encoded protein: MQYWAGTAAIQQPTPPSVVTLGNFDGVHRGHQAVLKLVVDTAHQHDLTSVAVTFDPHPRLVHLPEEPLVPIVSLPQKIRLLEACDLDATLVIHYTLDFAAQSAQAFVENILVEALNARIVVVGADTRFGAGNTGDIHTLRKLGQVHNFEVVEVEDVGETERWSSTWVRETLAHGNVAQASRILGRYHTVEGDIVHGHARGRELGFPTANFAPDAQGMIPADGVYAGWFTDATGQRLPTAISVGSNPTFNDVVRTVEAHIFDRPQDEALEEFNLYGQHCTVEFVARLRGMLAFSGIDELVAQMDRDVSDARAILTGEAPELDAPQPRGAQ
- the truB gene encoding tRNA pseudouridine(55) synthase TruB, whose product is MVADASGLLLVDKPAGWTSHDVVSRTRKLAGTRKVGHAGTLDPMATGLLVIGFNKATRLLTYIVDTTKTYRATIRLGHTTTTDDADGEIVQTRFANAVTPEDIQRAVAALTGTIQQVPSSVSAIKIDGKRAYQRVRDGEDVEIPAREVTIHRFDVETINRADDGKTIDIEVEVECTPGTYIRALARDMGEDLNTGGYLTALRRTAVGPYTVANAATLEQLAQDFQYTDISQAAAKLFPVRTVSLAQAQDLVHGRRIEPTDDSQLHAAQLANGQLVALITDVERAGTIEAKPEIVFATLEDLTGASA